Proteins from a genomic interval of Treponema succinifaciens DSM 2489:
- a CDS encoding LacI family DNA-binding transcriptional regulator — MKSAVTQNDVAKEAGVTRSMVSYVISGNSDRSVAPETRKRILDAIERLGYRPNKAAQALQQGDVGFAANKIGVVLCTSETFLRPYYAEILSGIHIEAHKQNFQVSFIRFFHELKNPVLFNSLIHEEEIGGLILVATDQCLKTDEDKKIIAKIKERLSKIVCVEFQYEGLSSVMFDRQATAQRATEYLIQKGFSEIGYIGEDDDRVHGVQLALSEKNLDAKRDNFFIAETFDMSGGFNAIDSFPADKKIPRAIVCGSDEVAIGVLRGLSKKNISVPNDVAIISIDNIEISEYTCPPLTTMNVQKKAMGEQAVKMIVSGTAGKDECALKIMLPSSLIVRESC, encoded by the coding sequence ATGAAATCTGCGGTTACTCAAAACGATGTCGCAAAAGAAGCCGGCGTAACACGGAGCATGGTAAGCTATGTTATAAGTGGAAACTCTGACCGTTCAGTTGCTCCGGAAACACGCAAAAGAATTTTGGATGCAATTGAACGTCTTGGCTACAGACCGAACAAGGCGGCTCAGGCTTTGCAGCAAGGCGATGTTGGTTTTGCAGCGAATAAGATAGGCGTTGTCCTTTGTACCTCTGAAACTTTTTTGCGTCCGTACTATGCGGAAATTCTTTCTGGAATCCACATTGAAGCGCATAAGCAGAATTTTCAAGTGAGCTTTATAAGGTTTTTCCATGAGCTGAAAAATCCGGTTTTGTTTAACAGTTTGATTCACGAAGAGGAAATCGGCGGACTGATTCTTGTTGCTACAGACCAATGCCTGAAAACTGACGAAGATAAAAAAATCATCGCCAAAATAAAAGAGCGTCTTTCTAAAATTGTCTGCGTTGAATTTCAGTATGAAGGCTTAAGCAGCGTTATGTTTGACAGACAGGCTACTGCACAGCGGGCAACAGAATATTTGATTCAAAAAGGTTTTTCCGAGATTGGATATATTGGCGAGGACGATGATCGAGTGCATGGAGTTCAGCTTGCTTTGTCTGAAAAAAATCTTGATGCAAAACGTGACAATTTTTTTATTGCCGAAACTTTTGACATGAGCGGCGGATTCAATGCAATCGATTCTTTTCCAGCTGATAAAAAAATTCCACGCGCAATTGTCTGCGGTTCTGATGAAGTTGCGATTGGAGTTCTTCGCGGCTTGAGCAAAAAAAATATTTCAGTTCCGAATGATGTTGCAATAATCAGCATAGACAATATTGAAATTTCAGAATACACGTGTCCGCCCTTGACCACGATGAATGTACAGAAAAAAGCGATGGGCGAACAGGCTGTAAAAATGATTGTTTCTGGAACAGCAGGAAAAGATGAATGTGCGCTTAAAATTATGCTTCCGTCTTCTCTTATTGTCCGTGAGTCTTGCTAG
- a CDS encoding epoxyqueuosine reductase QueH — protein MNYQIELEKILSLLEKNIPIENRPKLLLHACCAPCSSYVLEFLASFFDITILYYNPNIFPDEEYKRRLEELKKFLPEFFPAKENSVKLVEDYYIPQEFYDAIKIKENPELAKEPEKGERCRRCYEFRLKRAFEFAKKNNFDYFCTTLSISPFKDSEKINQIGKELSECANGKPKWLFSDFKKKGGFLRSLELSKEFSLYRQQYCGCIFSAENSSKTHGQ, from the coding sequence ATGAATTATCAGATTGAACTTGAAAAAATTCTTTCATTGCTAGAAAAAAATATTCCAATAGAAAACAGACCAAAGCTTCTGCTTCATGCTTGCTGCGCGCCTTGTTCATCTTATGTTTTGGAATTTCTTGCTTCATTTTTTGATATAACAATCTTGTATTATAATCCGAATATTTTTCCAGATGAAGAATACAAAAGACGGCTTGAAGAACTAAAAAAATTTCTTCCTGAATTTTTTCCAGCAAAAGAAAATTCTGTAAAGCTTGTGGAAGATTATTATATTCCGCAGGAATTCTATGACGCAATAAAAATCAAGGAAAATCCAGAACTTGCAAAAGAACCAGAAAAAGGTGAGCGATGCAGAAGATGCTACGAATTCAGGTTAAAGAGAGCTTTTGAATTTGCGAAAAAAAACAATTTTGATTATTTTTGCACAACACTTTCAATAAGTCCTTTTAAGGATTCAGAAAAAATAAATCAAATTGGAAAAGAACTTTCTGAATGCGCAAACGGAAAACCAAAGTGGCTTTTTTCTGACTTTAAAAAGAAAGGCGGTTTTCTTAGAAGCCTTGAGCTTAGCAAAGAATTTTCACTTTACCGGCAGCAATACTGCGGCTGCATTTTTTCCGCAGAAAATTCTAGCAAGACTCACGGACAATAA